Proteins from a genomic interval of Gordonia sp. SL306:
- a CDS encoding nuclear transport factor 2 family protein, producing MSRNDASRNDDLIEIEQLLAKYAVTMTKGDTDGVVSVFTPDGTYSAFGEVYPLDRFPQLVAAAPKGLFLTGTALIDLDGESDNDTATGTQPLCFIDHTQQDMRIGYYNDTYVRTDVGWRLRTRAMTFIRRNGEHNSGRPHAISFTGE from the coding sequence TTGTCCAGAAATGACGCATCAAGAAATGACGACCTGATCGAGATCGAGCAACTGCTGGCCAAATACGCGGTCACGATGACGAAGGGCGACACCGACGGCGTGGTGTCGGTGTTCACGCCGGACGGCACCTACAGTGCGTTCGGCGAGGTCTACCCCCTCGACCGCTTTCCCCAACTGGTCGCCGCGGCACCCAAAGGCCTCTTCCTCACCGGAACAGCCCTCATCGACCTCGACGGAGAGAGCGACAACGACACCGCGACCGGCACCCAACCCCTCTGCTTCATCGACCACACCCAGCAGGACATGCGCATCGGCTACTACAACGACACCTACGTCCGCACCGACGTCGGGTGGCGATTGCGCACCAGGGCGATGACGTTCATCCGTCGTAACGGTGAGCACAATTCGGGTCGCCCCCACGCGATCTCCTTCACGGGGGAATGA
- a CDS encoding ABC transporter ATP-binding protein yields the protein MPSLLEVSDVSVSFGPHRALDGVHLTAERGHITGLIGPNGAGKSTLFDVIGGLRRPNTGSVVLDGNDITRLGPAQRAKRGMARTFQGLELFGRLSVRDNLLVAAELRRHGRDVKALVDGVIERARLEAYVDRLADSLPTGVGRQVEVARALTTRPDLILLDEPAAGQDAEETERFAGILRQVAADGVAILLVEHDMELVMSVCDQVHVLDLGSIITSGPPESVRQNAAVLDAYLGTA from the coding sequence GTGCCGTCGCTGCTGGAAGTTAGTGATGTGTCGGTGTCCTTCGGCCCGCACCGGGCGCTTGATGGTGTCCATCTGACCGCCGAGCGCGGACACATCACCGGCCTGATCGGACCCAACGGTGCCGGCAAGAGCACGCTGTTCGACGTCATAGGTGGGCTACGGCGGCCGAATACGGGCTCTGTGGTTCTGGATGGGAACGACATCACCCGGCTGGGCCCGGCGCAGCGCGCCAAGCGCGGCATGGCCCGGACGTTCCAGGGGCTCGAACTGTTCGGCCGGCTCAGCGTCCGCGACAACCTGCTCGTCGCGGCCGAACTCCGACGCCACGGACGTGATGTGAAAGCACTCGTCGACGGGGTCATCGAGCGGGCCCGGCTCGAGGCGTATGTCGACCGACTCGCCGATTCCCTGCCGACCGGTGTGGGTCGTCAGGTGGAGGTGGCGCGAGCGCTGACCACCAGGCCGGATTTGATTCTGTTGGACGAGCCGGCGGCTGGACAGGATGCCGAGGAGACCGAGCGCTTCGCGGGGATCCTCCGTCAGGTGGCTGCCGATGGGGTGGCAATCCTGCTGGTGGAGCACGACATGGAACTCGTCATGAGCGTCTGTGACCAGGTCCACGTTCTCGACTTGGGCTCGATCATCACCTCTGGGCCACCGGAATCGGTGCGCCAGAACGCCGCGGTACTCGACGCTTATCTGGGGACAGCATGA
- a CDS encoding acyl-CoA dehydrogenase family protein, producing the protein MSAGMSFDLTEDQELIRKSVAELAGRFDDHYWMEKDLAHEFPTEFYQAIADGGWLGMTIPEEYGGHGLGITEASILLEQVSRSGGAMNAATAIHLSIFGMQPVVVHGSEELKQRTLPRVVDGDLHVCFGVTEPGAGLDTSRITTSARRKGDGYVINGRKVWISKAMEAEKILLLTRTTPYDEVAKKTDGMTLFLTDLDRAHVDIRPIKKMGRNAVTSNEVFIDDLYVPEEDRVGEEGKGFKYLLDGLNPERMLIAAEALGIGRVALDRAVTYAKQREVFDRPIGMNQGIQFPLADSLAHLDAAELVLRKATWLYDNGKPCGREANTAKYLCAEAGFTAADRALQTHGGMGYSEEYNVARYFREARVMRIAPISQEMILNYLGSHTLGMPRSY; encoded by the coding sequence ATGTCTGCAGGGATGAGTTTCGATCTGACAGAGGATCAAGAGCTGATCCGGAAGTCGGTCGCCGAGTTGGCGGGTCGCTTCGACGACCACTACTGGATGGAGAAGGATCTCGCGCACGAGTTCCCGACCGAGTTCTATCAGGCCATCGCCGATGGCGGCTGGCTCGGCATGACCATCCCGGAGGAGTACGGCGGGCACGGCCTGGGGATCACCGAGGCCTCCATCCTCCTCGAGCAGGTCTCGCGGTCGGGCGGCGCGATGAACGCGGCGACCGCCATCCATCTCTCGATCTTCGGTATGCAACCGGTTGTGGTCCACGGATCCGAAGAACTCAAACAGCGGACGTTGCCGCGCGTGGTGGACGGCGACCTGCACGTGTGTTTCGGCGTGACCGAACCCGGTGCGGGCCTCGACACATCGCGCATCACCACGTCAGCGCGGCGCAAGGGCGACGGCTACGTGATCAACGGACGCAAGGTGTGGATCTCGAAGGCGATGGAGGCCGAGAAGATCCTCCTGCTCACCCGCACGACGCCCTATGACGAGGTCGCGAAGAAGACCGACGGGATGACGCTGTTCCTCACCGATCTGGATCGGGCACACGTCGACATCCGGCCCATCAAGAAGATGGGCCGCAATGCGGTCACCTCCAACGAGGTGTTCATCGACGACCTGTACGTGCCGGAGGAGGATCGGGTCGGGGAAGAGGGCAAGGGCTTCAAGTACCTCCTCGACGGTCTCAACCCGGAACGCATGCTGATCGCGGCGGAGGCGCTCGGTATCGGCCGTGTCGCCCTCGACCGCGCCGTGACGTACGCGAAGCAACGCGAGGTGTTCGACCGTCCGATCGGCATGAACCAGGGCATCCAGTTCCCGCTGGCCGACTCCCTCGCGCACCTGGATGCGGCGGAACTGGTGTTACGCAAGGCCACCTGGCTCTACGACAACGGGAAACCATGTGGCCGCGAGGCCAACACCGCCAAATACCTCTGTGCGGAAGCAGGTTTCACCGCCGCCGACCGTGCGCTTCAAACCCATGGCGGCATGGGGTACTCGGAGGAGTACAACGTGGCACGCTACTTCCGCGAGGCGCGTGTCATGCGGATCGCTCCGATCAGTCAGGAAATGATCCTCAACTATCTGGGATCGCACACATTGGGCATGCCGAGGAGTTACTGA
- a CDS encoding aromatic ring-hydroxylating oxygenase subunit alpha, producing MAHFKKPAEGSWTEHFPQLGTDPVDYTDSIDPEFYESEREAIFKKTWLNVGRVERLPKKGSYFTRELAAANTSLIIVKGKDDVVRAFHNVCRHRGNKLVWDDFPNEETAGTCRQFTCKYHAWRYDLTGDLSYVQQEGEFFDLDKQQFGLKSVRCEIWEGFIFINLDPNAESLDDYLGTYGKGLQGYPFHEMTEVYSYRAEVGSNWKLFIDAFAEFYHAPVLHQKQAVKDEADKLMKVGFEGLHYDLQGPHSMVSSWGGMAPPKDLNMVKPIERILRSGLFGPWDRPDIEGLDPLPPAINPAGAVPWGVDEFEFFPNMSLLCWAPGWYLTYHYWPTAVDRHIFEAKLYFVPPKTVRERLAQELAAVTFKEYALQDANTLEATQKMIETRTVTDFPLCDQEILLRHLHKTAVDHVKEYEDAKAAS from the coding sequence TTGGCACACTTCAAGAAACCCGCCGAGGGAAGTTGGACCGAGCACTTCCCCCAGCTCGGGACCGATCCGGTGGACTACACCGACTCGATCGATCCCGAGTTCTATGAGAGCGAACGTGAGGCCATCTTCAAGAAGACCTGGCTCAACGTCGGCCGGGTCGAGCGGCTCCCCAAGAAGGGCAGCTACTTCACGCGCGAACTGGCGGCGGCGAACACGTCCTTGATCATCGTCAAGGGCAAGGACGACGTCGTCCGGGCCTTCCACAACGTCTGCCGACATCGCGGCAACAAACTGGTGTGGGACGACTTCCCCAACGAGGAGACCGCCGGCACCTGCCGGCAGTTCACCTGCAAGTACCACGCCTGGCGATACGACCTCACCGGCGATCTGAGTTACGTCCAGCAGGAGGGCGAGTTCTTCGACCTCGACAAGCAACAGTTCGGCCTCAAGTCGGTCCGGTGCGAGATCTGGGAAGGGTTCATCTTCATCAACCTCGACCCGAACGCCGAGTCGCTGGACGACTATCTGGGCACCTACGGCAAAGGGCTCCAAGGCTATCCATTCCATGAGATGACCGAGGTCTACAGCTACCGCGCCGAGGTCGGCAGCAACTGGAAACTCTTCATCGACGCCTTCGCCGAGTTCTATCACGCCCCCGTCCTGCACCAGAAGCAGGCGGTGAAGGACGAGGCCGACAAGCTCATGAAGGTCGGTTTCGAAGGCCTGCACTACGACTTGCAGGGCCCGCATTCGATGGTCTCGTCGTGGGGCGGCATGGCTCCACCCAAGGATCTGAACATGGTCAAGCCGATCGAGCGCATCCTGCGGTCGGGTCTGTTCGGTCCGTGGGATCGACCCGACATCGAGGGTCTGGATCCGCTGCCGCCTGCCATCAACCCCGCGGGCGCGGTCCCCTGGGGCGTCGACGAGTTCGAGTTCTTCCCGAACATGTCGCTGCTGTGCTGGGCGCCGGGTTGGTATCTGACGTACCACTATTGGCCCACCGCGGTCGATCGGCACATCTTCGAGGCCAAGCTCTACTTCGTGCCGCCGAAGACAGTCCGCGAGCGCCTCGCCCAGGAGCTGGCCGCGGTCACCTTCAAGGAGTACGCGTTGCAGGACGCGAACACCCTCGAGGCGACGCAGAAGATGATCGAGACCCGCACCGTCACCGATTTCCCCTTGTGCGACCAGGAGATCCTCCTGCGTCACCTCCACAAAACGGCCGTCGACCATGTCAAGGAGTACGAAGATGCCAAAGCTGCCAGCTGA
- a CDS encoding carboxymuconolactone decarboxylase family protein → MRLTPLPGDQWDDDVDAALAGMLPKRRRNPQGAGNALATLVRHPDLTRAFMPFNVHLLFGSTLSDRIREVAILRVAELNQSDYELEHHTGMGQAVGMTLEEIEQARTGVALDTVEQLVLEAVGELHRNHAILDGTWNSLAEYLTDRQVMDLVFTVGAYSTLSMAFNTFGIEPDRELQPEYER, encoded by the coding sequence ATGCGGCTGACACCATTGCCGGGCGACCAGTGGGACGACGACGTCGATGCCGCACTGGCCGGCATGCTGCCGAAGAGGCGACGGAACCCACAGGGTGCCGGCAATGCACTGGCAACCCTCGTACGTCACCCTGATCTCACCAGGGCATTCATGCCGTTCAACGTGCACCTCTTGTTCGGGTCCACGCTGTCGGACCGGATTCGCGAGGTCGCAATCCTCCGGGTCGCGGAGCTCAATCAGTCGGACTACGAACTCGAGCACCACACGGGTATGGGCCAGGCCGTCGGAATGACCCTCGAGGAGATCGAGCAAGCGCGCACAGGAGTCGCGCTCGACACCGTCGAGCAGCTCGTCCTCGAGGCGGTCGGTGAGTTGCACCGCAACCACGCGATCCTCGACGGGACCTGGAACTCGCTCGCCGAGTACCTCACCGACCGACAGGTGATGGATCTTGTCTTCACGGTCGGCGCCTACTCAACATTGTCCATGGCATTCAACACGTTCGGCATCGAGCCGGATCGCGAACTCCAGCCTGAATACGAAAGGTAA
- a CDS encoding ABC transporter ATP-binding protein: MIPPLLELCDIRAGYGGITALHGVDISVHAGQVVALLGPNGAGKTTTQKVAAGVHPVDSGRILYGGRDVTGIASRNAALAGVCLIPEGRGVFPNLTVRENLWMMTFTGKSREQIEDIAFSRFPILEERASQTAGTLSGGEQQMLALTRGLATDPAVLLLDELSMGLAPLVVERLYEHVAQIARDGVAVLVVEQFASAVLDMADHAAVLVRGQVEYEGPPGESLRKELANLYLGSAT; encoded by the coding sequence ATGATTCCACCTTTACTCGAACTCTGCGACATCCGCGCCGGCTACGGGGGCATCACCGCGTTGCACGGTGTCGACATCAGCGTTCACGCGGGCCAAGTGGTGGCCTTGCTCGGTCCCAACGGCGCAGGCAAGACGACGACCCAGAAAGTGGCCGCGGGTGTGCATCCGGTGGACTCGGGCCGGATTCTCTACGGCGGTCGTGACGTGACCGGCATCGCGTCCCGGAATGCGGCGCTGGCCGGGGTGTGTCTGATCCCCGAGGGCCGTGGGGTGTTCCCGAATCTGACGGTACGCGAGAACCTCTGGATGATGACGTTCACCGGAAAATCACGGGAACAGATCGAGGATATCGCCTTCTCGAGGTTCCCGATCCTCGAGGAACGTGCATCGCAGACCGCGGGCACCCTGTCAGGTGGTGAACAACAGATGCTCGCCCTCACGCGGGGGCTGGCAACAGATCCGGCGGTACTGCTACTCGACGAACTCTCGATGGGCCTGGCCCCCCTCGTGGTGGAGAGGCTTTACGAACACGTGGCCCAGATCGCTCGTGACGGAGTCGCCGTCTTGGTCGTCGAGCAGTTCGCTTCGGCAGTGCTCGACATGGCCGATCATGCCGCAGTTCTGGTCCGCGGACAGGTCGAATACGAGGGTCCGCCAGGAGAATCACTCAGAAAAGAACTCGCCAACCTCTACTTAGGAAGTGCCACATGA
- a CDS encoding metal-dependent hydrolase family protein: MVTLKAAGLVDVDAGELITPGIIRVDGDRIVGIGGEPDGEIIDLGDNILLPGLMDMEVNLLMGGRGERPVYSTVQDDPPTRMLRAVGNSRRTLRAGFTTVRNLGLFVKTGGYLLDVALGRAIDKGWIDGPRIVPAGHAITPTGGHLDPTMFAAFAPHVLDLTLEEGIANGVDEVRKAVRYQIKHGAQLIKVCVSGGVMSLTGEPGAQHYSFDELCAIVDEAHRRGLRVASHTHGAEAVKQAVKAGIDCIEHGFLMDDEAIKMLVANDTFLVPTTRLADAMDVSHSPPELQAKAAEMFPKARISVKKAYDAGVKIAVGTDAPAIPHGKNADELVALVERGMPASAVLRAATVTAAELIRVDDRGRLAEGLLADIIAVPGNPLEDITVTQDVRFVMKGGKVFVQK; encoded by the coding sequence ATGGTCACTCTCAAGGCGGCCGGTCTGGTCGACGTCGACGCGGGTGAGCTGATCACCCCGGGCATCATCCGTGTCGACGGCGATCGGATCGTCGGAATCGGTGGCGAGCCCGACGGCGAGATCATCGACCTCGGCGACAACATCCTCCTCCCCGGGTTGATGGACATGGAGGTCAACCTGCTGATGGGTGGCCGGGGCGAACGGCCCGTCTACTCAACGGTCCAGGATGATCCGCCGACCCGGATGCTGCGTGCGGTGGGCAATTCCCGCCGCACGCTGCGGGCCGGTTTCACCACCGTCCGCAACCTCGGACTCTTCGTCAAGACCGGCGGTTACCTGCTCGACGTCGCGCTCGGTCGGGCCATCGACAAAGGGTGGATCGACGGACCGCGCATCGTGCCGGCCGGACATGCGATCACCCCCACCGGCGGCCACCTCGACCCGACGATGTTCGCCGCCTTTGCGCCCCATGTCCTGGACCTCACCCTCGAGGAGGGCATCGCCAACGGCGTCGACGAAGTGCGCAAGGCGGTGCGGTATCAGATCAAGCACGGCGCGCAGCTGATCAAGGTCTGCGTGTCGGGCGGCGTCATGTCGCTCACCGGAGAACCCGGGGCGCAGCACTATTCGTTCGACGAGTTGTGTGCCATCGTCGACGAGGCGCACCGTCGCGGTCTGCGAGTGGCATCGCACACCCATGGCGCCGAGGCGGTCAAGCAGGCTGTGAAAGCCGGTATCGACTGCATCGAACACGGCTTCCTGATGGACGACGAGGCGATCAAGATGCTGGTCGCGAACGATACCTTCCTGGTTCCGACCACCCGGCTGGCCGACGCGATGGATGTCTCGCACTCCCCGCCCGAGCTGCAGGCGAAGGCGGCCGAGATGTTCCCGAAGGCCCGGATCTCGGTGAAGAAGGCGTATGACGCCGGGGTGAAGATCGCGGTCGGCACAGATGCGCCGGCAATTCCCCACGGCAAGAACGCGGACGAACTCGTGGCTCTCGTCGAGCGCGGGATGCCGGCATCCGCGGTACTGCGTGCGGCCACCGTCACCGCCGCCGAGTTGATCCGGGTCGACGACCGCGGCCGGCTGGCCGAGGGGCTGCTCGCCGACATCATCGCCGTTCCCGGAAATCCACTGGAGGACATCACCGTCACGCAAGATGTCCGCTTCGTGATGAAAGGTGGCAAAGTCTTTGTCCAGAAATGA
- a CDS encoding ABC transporter permease, with protein MDQFLAFGVVGLSTAAIYAVISGGLVVTYTTTGVFNFAHGAAGMMAAFTYWQFSIGWGWPVWLSLIVVLGVLTPLFGLLVEIAMRPVQPLGEAEKLVMTVALLSGLIALARWIWDPNEPRNLPVFFADQQSLHVFGATVTWHQALTMIVAILVAVGLRVLLFRTRAGTEMRATVDDRPLVGLTGADPVRANRIAWILGIELAAIGGVLIAPVVALDAMSLSLVIVSAYAAAIFGRLKSLPLTFLGAVVVGCMESYLTGYLPQNAYLPGIRLAAPAILLLLALLAFPHGRLRGRDRQLSPVPLPSLRGTIFFALVIVWSGLILATVLSDGDLITYGQIFAFGVLALSYVPLAGYAGQISLCQITLAGIGAIVCGHLGANGQWWAIIAAMVIAGVVGAAIALPALRLSGVYLALGTAAIAVIFDRWIFTLPAFDLFGMHISFFDQGSVEVPGPTLFGYAIDTPQRTTVFAAVILAVATLGVALLRRGRLGRKLIALRDSEAAYATLGGNLLVSKMLVFGMSSALAGLGGALYGMQLGSVTGDQFNFISGLPIFLVVVLAGLGTVGSGLFTGAALAGPLNAIGVLWPMLREVSQAIPALLGIAFGARAVKEGGIAALRRQWDLAFADRVVMGALVGWTLVAWLLRLADVINGYVFCLAMVVAAVLTPLVAVWRERRTHTGDGSDDSEIPVEWWGISRPWTEDDEEVLDRAVAAGS; from the coding sequence ATGGATCAATTCCTCGCCTTCGGCGTGGTCGGACTCAGCACCGCCGCGATCTACGCAGTGATCAGCGGCGGGCTGGTCGTCACTTACACCACCACCGGTGTCTTCAACTTCGCCCATGGCGCCGCCGGCATGATGGCGGCATTCACCTACTGGCAGTTCAGCATCGGCTGGGGATGGCCCGTCTGGTTGTCGTTGATCGTGGTGCTCGGCGTGCTGACGCCCCTGTTCGGGCTGCTGGTCGAGATCGCGATGCGTCCGGTGCAGCCTCTCGGTGAGGCCGAGAAGCTCGTGATGACGGTCGCGTTGTTGAGTGGCCTCATCGCGTTGGCTCGATGGATCTGGGATCCGAATGAACCACGAAACCTGCCGGTCTTCTTCGCCGACCAGCAGTCGCTGCATGTCTTCGGTGCGACGGTGACCTGGCACCAGGCGCTCACGATGATCGTCGCAATCCTGGTGGCTGTTGGATTGCGTGTCCTGTTGTTCCGGACCCGGGCAGGTACCGAGATGCGTGCCACGGTCGACGATCGGCCGCTGGTCGGCCTCACCGGCGCAGATCCGGTGCGTGCCAACCGGATCGCATGGATCTTGGGGATCGAGCTCGCCGCCATCGGTGGCGTTCTGATCGCTCCGGTGGTCGCGCTCGATGCGATGTCGCTGTCGTTGGTGATCGTCAGTGCATACGCAGCGGCGATCTTCGGTCGGCTCAAGAGCCTCCCGCTCACCTTCCTCGGTGCGGTCGTCGTCGGTTGCATGGAGAGTTATCTGACGGGCTATCTGCCGCAGAACGCCTACCTGCCCGGAATTCGCTTGGCAGCTCCCGCGATCCTGCTGCTGCTCGCGCTATTGGCCTTTCCGCACGGACGGTTGCGGGGCCGTGACCGTCAATTGAGCCCGGTGCCGCTGCCGTCGCTTCGAGGCACCATCTTCTTCGCCCTGGTGATTGTGTGGTCCGGACTGATTCTGGCGACAGTGCTCAGCGACGGCGACCTGATCACCTATGGTCAGATCTTCGCGTTCGGCGTGCTTGCCCTCTCATACGTGCCGCTCGCGGGTTATGCCGGCCAGATCTCGTTGTGTCAGATCACGCTTGCCGGTATCGGTGCGATCGTCTGTGGTCACCTGGGAGCGAACGGTCAGTGGTGGGCGATCATTGCGGCCATGGTGATAGCCGGCGTCGTGGGAGCGGCAATCGCACTGCCGGCACTTCGATTGTCCGGGGTGTATCTCGCCCTGGGTACGGCCGCGATCGCGGTGATCTTCGATCGGTGGATCTTCACCCTTCCGGCCTTCGATCTCTTTGGCATGCACATCTCGTTCTTCGACCAGGGGTCGGTCGAGGTGCCGGGACCTACGTTGTTCGGCTATGCCATCGACACTCCGCAACGCACAACTGTTTTCGCGGCCGTGATCCTAGCGGTGGCCACGCTCGGCGTGGCGTTGCTGCGGCGCGGTCGCCTCGGGCGGAAACTCATCGCACTACGCGACAGCGAAGCAGCGTACGCCACTCTCGGCGGCAACCTCCTCGTCTCGAAGATGCTCGTCTTCGGTATGAGTTCCGCGTTGGCCGGACTCGGGGGCGCCTTGTACGGCATGCAACTCGGATCAGTCACCGGAGATCAGTTCAATTTCATTTCGGGACTGCCGATCTTCCTGGTCGTGGTCCTGGCGGGACTGGGAACGGTGGGGAGCGGACTCTTCACGGGTGCCGCACTCGCGGGGCCGCTCAACGCGATCGGCGTGTTGTGGCCGATGCTGCGTGAGGTCTCCCAGGCGATTCCGGCGCTCCTCGGCATCGCTTTCGGAGCCAGGGCGGTCAAGGAGGGGGGCATCGCGGCGCTACGCAGGCAATGGGACCTCGCCTTTGCCGATCGTGTGGTGATGGGTGCGCTGGTGGGGTGGACCCTGGTCGCGTGGCTGCTGCGGCTCGCCGATGTGATCAACGGCTACGTGTTCTGTTTGGCAATGGTCGTCGCAGCGGTACTCACGCCTCTGGTCGCAGTTTGGCGCGAACGTCGTACACATACCGGTGACGGGTCCGATGACTCCGAGATCCCGGTCGAATGGTGGGGTATCTCCCGGCCATGGACAGAAGATGACGAGGAGGTGTTGGATCGTGCCGTCGCTGCTGGAAGTTAG
- a CDS encoding SDR family NAD(P)-dependent oxidoreductase has protein sequence MGHNTMFDLTGRAAVVTGAAGGIGSAVAAALATAGAAVMVTDVNESAAAEVAEKISLSGGKAVSMALDVSDRDAADGVMSRAAALGDGHVHIVVNNAGVTAPAMFADTTGDSIRRMLDIHLMGAFNCSQAALPHLATDGSGRIINVTSSAGITGTLGQVNYSAAKAGIIGLTKSLARELARKQILVNALAPLAATPMTETIRTDERFAPTMLNRIPLRRWAEPSEVAGAFVFLASDAASFITGQVLPVDGGMVM, from the coding sequence ATGGGCCACAACACGATGTTCGACCTGACCGGCCGCGCAGCCGTCGTCACCGGCGCCGCCGGTGGCATCGGTTCGGCGGTGGCCGCGGCGCTGGCCACCGCGGGTGCGGCGGTCATGGTGACCGATGTGAACGAATCGGCCGCGGCCGAGGTCGCCGAGAAGATCTCGCTCTCGGGCGGCAAGGCCGTCAGCATGGCACTCGACGTCAGCGACCGCGACGCTGCCGACGGCGTGATGAGTCGCGCGGCCGCCTTGGGGGACGGGCACGTCCACATCGTGGTCAACAATGCCGGGGTGACGGCACCGGCCATGTTCGCCGACACCACCGGGGACAGCATCCGGCGGATGCTCGACATCCATCTGATGGGCGCGTTCAACTGTTCACAGGCGGCGTTGCCCCACCTGGCGACCGACGGCTCCGGCCGCATCATCAACGTGACGTCGTCGGCGGGGATCACCGGAACACTCGGGCAGGTGAACTACTCGGCTGCGAAAGCCGGGATCATCGGGCTCACCAAATCGCTCGCGCGCGAGCTGGCGCGCAAGCAGATCCTGGTCAACGCCCTGGCGCCGCTGGCCGCGACGCCGATGACCGAGACCATCCGCACCGACGAGCGTTTCGCGCCGACCATGCTCAACCGGATTCCGTTGCGGCGCTGGGCCGAACCATCCGAGGTCGCCGGCGCATTCGTCTTCCTCGCGTCTGATGCGGCGTCGTTCATAACCGGGCAGGTGCTGCCGGTCGACGGTGGCATGGTGATGTGA
- a CDS encoding ABC transporter substrate-binding protein, whose product MRAQRILATAIVVVAFAATGCGGRDGSGTEESGAEGAGSSSSVSSSFGDLTDVCKDGSAKGATAQGVTDDQIQVGVFSDVGFTKNSEFGDAAKVFTSWCNDNGGINGRKLVATTRDTKLMAVRQQMSEACKQDFALVGGGAALDALGTKERLSCLLPNFPAQVAQLSELGADLSVQASPSQVFGYLPYYQFREWLLKDAYPQSANAIGIINGDSPVTKVLGDIQTETVKAAGGTFVYNDLYPAAGVSDWTPYAQAIKNKGVKGLIFFGDYKQLAKLESVLTSMNYKPDWIDANNNAYSQSFLDLIGPSAEKQNNLVDLGGVLPIESTDPVMSQLKDLYKKYAPDATITLPALRAFSSWLVFAKSAVSCGDNVTRACVLGAATKETQWTAGGLQAPQNLAPGAAPSPCFNVEKSTANGWEPADFGPDQGAYRCNIPVKKWTGQYGNGMRLSDVGKSMSDVQ is encoded by the coding sequence GTGAGAGCACAGCGAATACTCGCGACGGCCATCGTGGTGGTCGCGTTTGCGGCCACAGGATGTGGCGGTCGCGACGGCAGCGGGACCGAGGAGAGCGGGGCCGAGGGGGCGGGATCCTCGTCGAGCGTTTCGAGCTCGTTCGGTGACTTGACCGATGTGTGCAAGGACGGATCCGCGAAGGGCGCCACCGCGCAGGGGGTCACCGACGACCAGATCCAGGTCGGTGTCTTCTCTGACGTCGGTTTCACCAAGAACTCCGAGTTCGGTGATGCGGCAAAGGTTTTCACGTCGTGGTGCAATGACAATGGTGGGATCAACGGTCGCAAACTCGTGGCGACGACGCGGGACACGAAACTCATGGCAGTGCGGCAGCAGATGTCCGAGGCGTGCAAGCAGGACTTCGCGCTTGTCGGCGGTGGCGCGGCCCTCGATGCGCTGGGTACCAAGGAACGGCTGTCGTGCCTTCTCCCGAACTTCCCCGCGCAGGTCGCGCAGCTGAGCGAACTCGGCGCGGACCTCAGCGTGCAGGCGTCACCGTCGCAGGTCTTCGGTTACCTGCCCTACTATCAATTCCGCGAGTGGCTGTTGAAGGACGCTTATCCGCAGTCCGCGAATGCGATCGGCATCATCAACGGGGACTCGCCGGTGACCAAGGTCCTCGGTGACATCCAGACCGAGACCGTCAAAGCCGCCGGCGGCACCTTCGTCTACAACGACTTGTATCCGGCCGCCGGAGTGTCGGACTGGACCCCGTATGCGCAGGCGATCAAGAACAAGGGCGTCAAAGGTCTGATCTTCTTCGGGGACTACAAGCAGCTCGCCAAGCTCGAGAGCGTGTTGACCAGCATGAACTACAAGCCGGACTGGATCGATGCGAACAACAACGCTTACAGTCAGTCGTTCCTCGACCTGATCGGTCCGTCGGCAGAGAAGCAGAACAATCTTGTCGATCTCGGCGGAGTCCTGCCGATCGAGAGCACGGACCCGGTGATGAGCCAGCTCAAGGATCTGTACAAGAAGTACGCTCCCGACGCCACGATCACCCTCCCCGCGCTGCGCGCCTTCTCGTCCTGGCTGGTGTTCGCGAAGTCGGCGGTGAGCTGCGGTGACAATGTGACGCGTGCGTGCGTACTCGGTGCCGCGACCAAGGAAACCCAATGGACCGCGGGTGGCCTGCAGGCTCCGCAGAATCTTGCGCCGGGTGCGGCGCCGTCACCGTGTTTCAACGTCGAGAAGTCGACCGCGAACGGGTGGGAGCCAGCCGACTTCGGCCCCGACCAGGGGGCATACCGCTGCAACATCCCGGTGAAGAAGTGGACCGGCCAGTACGGCAACGGAATGAGGTTGTCCGATGTCGGCAAGAGCATGAGTGACGTGCAGTAA